The following proteins are encoded in a genomic region of Porphyrobacter sp. CACIAM 03H1:
- a CDS encoding ABC transporter ATP-binding protein — MNSGPIVSLQGLRRSFEQGGQRIDVLRGVDLAIMPGEIVALLGPSGSGKSTMLQAIGLLEGGFEGSITIAGQQAEHLAGDARTQLRREHLGFVYQFHHLLPDFDARENVVMPQMILGTPRSEAEARADSLLSSLGLGARLTHRPSQLSGGEQQRVAVARALANRPTLVLADEPTGNLDEHTSDAVLAQFLELVRGEGSAALVATHNERLAARMDRVVRLKDGVLI; from the coding sequence ATGAATAGTGGGCCGATCGTCAGCCTTCAGGGCCTGAGACGTTCCTTCGAACAGGGCGGACAACGCATCGACGTGCTGCGCGGGGTCGATCTGGCGATCATGCCGGGCGAGATCGTCGCGCTGCTAGGGCCTTCGGGTTCGGGCAAGTCGACCATGCTTCAGGCGATCGGGCTGCTCGAGGGCGGGTTCGAGGGTTCGATCACCATTGCCGGCCAGCAGGCCGAGCACCTCGCCGGGGATGCGCGCACGCAGCTTCGGCGCGAGCATCTCGGCTTTGTCTACCAGTTCCACCATCTCCTGCCCGATTTCGACGCGCGCGAGAACGTGGTGATGCCGCAGATGATCCTCGGCACGCCCCGCTCGGAGGCGGAGGCGCGGGCGGACAGCCTGCTGTCGAGCCTCGGCCTTGGCGCCCGCCTGACCCACCGTCCGAGCCAGCTCTCGGGCGGGGAGCAGCAGCGCGTCGCGGTCGCGCGCGCGCTCGCCAACCGGCCGACCCTGGTGCTGGCCGACGAGCCTACCGGCAATCTCGACGAGCATACCTCGGATGCGGTGCTCGCCCAGTTCCTCGAGCTTGTGCGGGGCGAGGGCAGCGCCGCGCTGGTCGCCACGCACAACGAACGCCTCGCGGCGCGGATGGATCGCGTGGTGCGGCTGAAGGACGGCGTGCTGATCTAG
- a CDS encoding lipoprotein-releasing ABC transporter permease subunit, with translation MLSPFEWMIAKRYLWPGKGEAFIALVAGISVGVVALSVALLVVVMSVMNGFRGELLDKITGLNGHAVVQAYGGRLENWQSVLANLEKTEGVVEASPIIEKPLLVSFNGNVEAIFLRGQSDKDIAGLGEKVLLGDIRTLGRGSGKVAIGSRLAQNLGIRVGDTITIINPAGRSTPFGTTIRQVPYEVGAIFEVGIFTFDEKFVMLPLADAQQLLLMGDSVAQIEVTVTDPDRVGEILAPVAERLTGRAVIADWKTMNSALFEALQVERVAMFFALSFMVLVAAFNILSSLVMLVRAKTRDIAIMRTMGATRRSLLKIFVTTGTTVGAIGTMAGLLLGAVVLFFREPIVDFIAFATGQEIWDPQVRFLSTLPSRTDPWEVFGIVMLALTMSFLATLYPAFKAANTDPVQVLRYE, from the coding sequence ATGCTCTCCCCCTTCGAATGGATGATCGCCAAGCGTTACCTCTGGCCCGGCAAGGGGGAGGCCTTCATCGCGCTTGTCGCCGGCATCTCGGTGGGCGTGGTGGCGCTCTCCGTCGCGCTGCTGGTGGTGGTGATGAGCGTGATGAACGGCTTTCGCGGGGAGCTGCTCGACAAGATCACGGGCCTCAACGGCCATGCCGTGGTGCAGGCCTATGGCGGCCGGCTGGAGAACTGGCAGAGCGTGCTCGCCAATCTCGAGAAGACCGAAGGCGTCGTCGAAGCCTCGCCGATAATCGAAAAGCCGCTGCTGGTGAGCTTCAACGGCAACGTCGAGGCGATCTTCCTGCGCGGCCAGTCCGACAAGGACATCGCCGGGCTGGGCGAGAAGGTGCTGCTCGGCGACATCCGCACGCTCGGCAGGGGATCGGGCAAGGTCGCGATCGGCAGCCGGCTGGCGCAGAACCTCGGCATCCGTGTCGGCGACACGATCACGATCATCAATCCCGCGGGCCGCTCCACCCCCTTCGGCACCACAATCCGCCAGGTGCCCTACGAGGTCGGCGCGATCTTCGAGGTCGGCATCTTCACCTTCGACGAGAAGTTCGTGATGCTCCCGCTCGCCGATGCGCAGCAGCTTCTGCTGATGGGAGATTCGGTGGCGCAGATCGAGGTCACCGTGACCGATCCCGACCGCGTCGGCGAGATCCTCGCCCCCGTCGCCGAGCGGCTGACGGGCCGCGCGGTGATCGCCGACTGGAAGACGATGAACTCGGCGCTGTTCGAGGCCTTGCAGGTCGAGCGCGTGGCGATGTTCTTCGCGCTCAGCTTCATGGTGCTGGTCGCTGCCTTCAACATCCTCTCGAGCCTCGTCATGCTGGTGCGCGCCAAGACCCGCGACATCGCGATCATGCGCACGATGGGCGCGACGCGGCGGTCCCTGCTCAAGATCTTCGTCACCACCGGCACCACGGTGGGCGCGATCGGGACGATGGCGGGCCTTCTGCTCGGCGCGGTGGTGCTGTTCTTCCGCGAACCGATCGTCGATTTCATCGCCTTCGCCACCGGACAGGAGATCTGGGATCCCCAGGTGCGCTTCCTCTCCACGCTGCCCTCGCGCACCGATCCGTGGGAGGTGTTCGGGATCGTGATGCTGGCGCTGACGATGAGCTTCCTCGCCACGCTCTACCCGGCCTTCAAGGCGGCCAATACCGATCCCGTGCAGGTGCTGCGTTATGAATAG